TTAAATTATTTGGATCAAACTCAATATTTTCGGGCATTCCGGCAACTTCAAAAGTAAAGGATTGATTTTGTAAATTGTTTAATTCTGTGATTAATGTATCCTTTAAATTTGTTCTGATTAAAAACTGAATCGGCATTGTGAAAAAAGTTGGATTTGAATTTGCTTCTTGAGAAAGTAATAATTGAACATTGTATTTATTATTTCCAACCGAATTGAAATTCCATTCTAAAGAATATTTTGGATAATTTTCACCGTAAATCCATTCATCAAAAAAATAATCCAAATCAATTCCGGAAATTTCTTCGCAAACATTTTTAAAATCTTCGGTTTCCGCAACATTATAAGAATAATTTAGATGAACTAAATATGACTGCAGCGATTTGAAAAAAAGTGAATCGCCTAAAATTCCTCTTAACATGTGAAGCACAACACCACCTTTTGAATAACTTCTTGCTCCATCAAAAATTTCAGAAATTGAACTTATATCTTGCACATAAATTGAACCTATTGCGTAGGTTGACCAAAACATTAAAGAATTAATTTCAGCACTATAACTTTCTTTACCATATTTCTCTTCAAGCCAAAGTGCTTCCGCATAAGTCGCAAATCCTTCATTAAGCCAAATATTCTGCCAATCTTTGCAAGTTATTTTATTGCCAAACCATTGATGTGCAAGCTCGTGAGAAACAATTCCTTCACCAAAACTTCCCATTGAAGAAACAGTTTGGTGTTCCATTCCGCCGCCCCAGCCAAATTCAGCGTGTCCGTATTTTTCTTTTGCAAAAGGATATTCTCCAAATAGATTTGAAAAAACTTCCAACATTTCTGTGGTTTTATCCAAATCCAATTTTCGTGCATCTGTTAAATTTTCGGGATAGTTATAATGTATAACCGGCATAAATTTGTCTTCAGCGTATTCAAATTGTTGTTCATAAATTTCATAATTAGTCATTGCCAAAGAAATTAAATAATGCGCAATCGGGTAACTATTTTTCCATTTAAAAGTTTTTGTACCGTTTCCGTTATTTATTTCTTCAATTAATTTTCCGTTAGAAACGCTGTAAAAAAAATCATCCGCTGTGATCCAAACATCAGAAGAATCTGCCTTATCTGCCGGTGTATCTTTGCATGGAAACCAATCGCTTGCGCCGTATGGTTCGCTTAAAGTCCAAATTGCGGGACTTCCATTATGTTCTCTAAACACAAAACTTCCAAATCCGGAACTTCCGGGAATTCCATTATAAATAATTTGTACGGAAAATTCTTGATTCAAGCTCAAATTTTTTCCCAAATCAATTTTAATTGTATTTGAATTATCATGAATAAAATTAACCGGATTTCCATCGATCGAAACATTCTGCACATTCATAGTTTTTTGTAAATCGAGAAAAATATTTGTCACATTATCAAAATTACTTTTTGCATTTATTGTAACATTTCCGGAAAGAAAATTTGGAGAGTAAGTTATATCGAAAATTAATTTATAATATGTTACATCAAACTTTGAATCGCCACTATAAGTAATATTCATAAAATCATTATGTTTGCTTAATTGCGATTTAATACAATAATCAATTCCTCTTTCTTGTGAAAAAATATTTACAATTACTGTCATAAAAAAAATCAATATTATTTTTTTCATTTTATATTCTCATTTTTGAAATAAAGCTTCATTTTTTTTGTTAACCAAAATTTAATGTGTAATTTTGAAATAAATAGTAAATAATTAAAAAAAGTTTTTCAAGTTAATTATAGGGTTTCTTTTAATGAGTAGACATACAAAAATTTTTATTGGATTATTGGCTGGAGCAGTTTTTGGAATTTTAAGCAATATTTATTTAAGCGAAACAAGTTTTTTAAATTTTGTGCAAACTTATTTTTCTGATCCTCTTGGAAAAATATTTCTTAATATGTTGATAATGATGGTGATTCCATTAGTGTTTGCGAGTTTGTCTTTGGGAGTTGCTCAAATTGGCGATTTGAAAAATCTTGGAAGAATTGGATTAAAAACAATTTTATATTTTTTTCTAGTAACTACTTTAGCTGTAACAATTGGATTGACTTTAGTTAATACAATAAAACCGGGAAATTATTTATCACATGAAATTAAAACAAAATTATTAACTTCTTACCAAAGTGAAGCAAGCGAAATAAAGGAAAAATCGGAAAACATAGAATTCGGAATTCAAACTTTGGTAAACATAGTTCCTCGAAATCCAATAGCAGCAATTGCAAAACCTAATCCCGAAATGTTGGCTTTAATATTTTTCTCAATAATTGTTGGCGTTGCATTAACAATGATTGGAAAAGATAAAGCTCAGCCGGTAATTAGTTTATTAGAAGGAATAAATGAAATTACAATTATTGTAATAAACATCGCAATGAAATTGGCACCGTACGGTGTTTTTGCATTAATATTTTCAACAACTTCGCGTTTCGGTTTTGAGCTTTTGGTTGCATTAAGTATTTACGTTATTACAGTTTTACTTGGATTAACAATTCACTTATTATTATCGTTTCCCATCTTAATCAAAACTTTCGCAAAATATAATCCGGTTTTATTTTTTAAGAAAATTGAAACTGTAATGTTAACCGCATTTTCAACAAGTTCAAGCAGTGCAACTTTACCGACATCAATTTCTGTTTCGCAAAAGAATTTGGGAATTCCATCACAAATTACTGGCTTTGTTCTTCCACTTGGTGCAACAATGAATATGAACGGAACAGCTTTGTTTGAAGGAGTTACAGTTTTATTTCTTGCACAAGTTTTTGGAGTTGAACTAAGTTTTGGAGTTCAATTAATAGTTGTGTTAATGAGTGTTTTAACTGCAATCGGAACCGCCGGAGTTCCATCCGGATCCATTCCGCTTTTAGTTATGGTTTTAATGATGGTAAATGTTCCCGCAGAAGGAATTGCAATTATTCTTGGTGTTGATAGATTTCTTGATATGTGCAGAACAGTTTTAAATGTAACCGGTGATATTACTTGTGCAGCTTATGTCGCAAAATCTGAAGGATATCAATTAGCTAAAGAATAATATCTAAAAATTACAAAATTTCAAGATTGCAAAATTATCTATAGTAATAATATGACACGAATGCACGAATACCGATTTTAAAATTATTTTTTTTTCACTTTTGCGTTTTCACTTTTTCACGTTTATACGTTTTGCGTCCTCACTTACCAACCTTACTACCTTTCAATACTATTGATGCAAAAACTGAAATTCCTAATGCAGCAATAATTACAATCAATGAAATTTGAACCGGCACGTGTAAAAATGCACTTAGCAACATTTTTACTCCAATGAAAAGAAGTATAAACGAAATTCCGTATTTCAAATATTTGAATAAATTTAAAATTCCGGCAAGTGCAAAAAAAAGTGATCGCAAACCAAGAATTGCAAAAAGGTTTGAAGTTATAGCAATAAATGAATCATTTGTAATTGCTAAAACTGCGGGAATTGAATCAATTGCAAATATTAAATCTGTTGATTCAATCAGTATCAAGGTTATAAAAGCAACGGTTGCATAAGTTTTATTCCCGACTTTAACAAAAAAATGATCCGTTTCTACATCTGTTTTTACCGGGAAAAATTTCTTAGTTAATTTTACAAATACATTATCATTCGGATGAATTTTTTCATCTTTTGCGGTAAACATTTTAATTGCAGTATAAACCAAAACTGCGCCAAAAATGTAAATCATAAAACTGAAAGTTTTTAAAAGTTGAACACCGGCAAGAATAAAAATTATTCGCAATACTACAGCTCCAATAATTCCCCATTTAAGAATTCTCGGTTGATGTTTTTCCGGAATTCCCATTGTTCCAAAAATCATTAAGAATACAAATAAATTATCTACCGAAAGAGATTTTTCAATTAAGTAGCTTGCGATATATTCAAAACTTTTTGTGTGTCCATCCGGAAAATAAAAATAAATTAAAATTGCAAAAGAAAATCCGGCTGCAATCCAAATTACGCTCCACATCAAAGCGGCTT
The nucleotide sequence above comes from Ignavibacteriota bacterium. Encoded proteins:
- a CDS encoding TerC/Alx family metal homeostasis membrane protein translates to MEIHILFWLIFAALFIAVFIFDLVYTSHHRGKINIKAALMWSVIWIAAGFSFAILIYFYFPDGHTKSFEYIASYLIEKSLSVDNLFVFLMIFGTMGIPEKHQPRILKWGIIGAVVLRIIFILAGVQLLKTFSFMIYIFGAVLVYTAIKMFTAKDEKIHPNDNVFVKLTKKFFPVKTDVETDHFFVKVGNKTYATVAFITLILIESTDLIFAIDSIPAVLAITNDSFIAITSNLFAILGLRSLFFALAGILNLFKYLKYGISFILLFIGVKMLLSAFLHVPVQISLIVIIAALGISVFASIVLKGSKVGK
- a CDS encoding T9SS type A sorting domain-containing protein; the encoded protein is MKKIILIFFMTVIVNIFSQERGIDYCIKSQLSKHNDFMNITYSGDSKFDVTYYKLIFDITYSPNFLSGNVTINAKSNFDNVTNIFLDLQKTMNVQNVSIDGNPVNFIHDNSNTIKIDLGKNLSLNQEFSVQIIYNGIPGSSGFGSFVFREHNGSPAIWTLSEPYGASDWFPCKDTPADKADSSDVWITADDFFYSVSNGKLIEEINNGNGTKTFKWKNSYPIAHYLISLAMTNYEIYEQQFEYAEDKFMPVIHYNYPENLTDARKLDLDKTTEMLEVFSNLFGEYPFAKEKYGHAEFGWGGGMEHQTVSSMGSFGEGIVSHELAHQWFGNKITCKDWQNIWLNEGFATYAEALWLEEKYGKESYSAEINSLMFWSTYAIGSIYVQDISSISEIFDGARSYSKGGVVLHMLRGILGDSLFFKSLQSYLVHLNYSYNVAETEDFKNVCEEISGIDLDYFFDEWIYGENYPKYSLEWNFNSVGNNKYNVQLLLSQEANSNPTFFTMPIQFLIRTNLKDTLITELNNLQNQSFTFEVAGMPENIEFDPNNLIFKTVTNITSIEDSYQIFDFSLEQNYPNPFNPVTTIKYSIPSNEKRESSNVKILIYDVLGKEIKTLVNEKQNPGNYKVEFDGSSLPSGIYVYQLQVGHLFNSKKMVLLK
- a CDS encoding dicarboxylate/amino acid:cation symporter, giving the protein MSRHTKIFIGLLAGAVFGILSNIYLSETSFLNFVQTYFSDPLGKIFLNMLIMMVIPLVFASLSLGVAQIGDLKNLGRIGLKTILYFFLVTTLAVTIGLTLVNTIKPGNYLSHEIKTKLLTSYQSEASEIKEKSENIEFGIQTLVNIVPRNPIAAIAKPNPEMLALIFFSIIVGVALTMIGKDKAQPVISLLEGINEITIIVINIAMKLAPYGVFALIFSTTSRFGFELLVALSIYVITVLLGLTIHLLLSFPILIKTFAKYNPVLFFKKIETVMLTAFSTSSSSATLPTSISVSQKNLGIPSQITGFVLPLGATMNMNGTALFEGVTVLFLAQVFGVELSFGVQLIVVLMSVLTAIGTAGVPSGSIPLLVMVLMMVNVPAEGIAIILGVDRFLDMCRTVLNVTGDITCAAYVAKSEGYQLAKE